Proteins co-encoded in one Osmerus mordax isolate fOsmMor3 chromosome 11, fOsmMor3.pri, whole genome shotgun sequence genomic window:
- the fzd9b gene encoding frizzled-9b: MSMDGSSLKIIIFLWCQLAITASSMDIGAYELERGRPAKCEPIVIPMCQGIGYNLTRMPNFMDHDNQKEAEIKLNEFAPLVEYGCDVHLRFFLCSLYAPMCTDKVSTSIPACRPMCEQARQKCSPIMEKFNYAWPDSLDCSKLPTRNDPNALCMEAPENDTKTETKKGEGMLPVAPRPRQPGGNGRSTGSLGSCQNPEKFQYVEKSQSCAPRCSSAVDVFWSRGDKDFAFIWMTFWSTLCFVSTAFTVLTFLLDPHRFQYPERPIIFLSMCYNVYSVAFIIRSVAGAENIACDRENGELYIIQEGLESTGCTIVFLILYYFGMASSIWWVVLTLTWFLAAGKKWGHEAIEAHSNYFHMAAWGVPALKTIVILTMRKVAGDELTGLCYVGSMDLGALTGFVLIPLSCYLVIGTSFILTGFVALFHIRRVMKTEGTNTEKLEKLMVKIGIYSILYTVPATCVIICYFYEGLNMDYWKFRGLESKCLSFPGRKNEDCSLEESVPTVAVFMLKIFMSLVVGITSVVWVWSSKTLQTWQGLCSRKLADRTNRKPCSSVSCSSTHCYYKAPVVLHMAKADPYSDSPTHV; encoded by the coding sequence ATGAGTATGGATGGCTCTTCGTTGAAGATAATTATTTTTCTGTGGTGCCAACTGGCGATCACTGCATCCAGCATGGATATTGGAGCCTATGAGCTGGAACGCGGCAGACCAGCAAAATGTGAACCCATCGTCATTCCCATGTGCCAGGGCATTGGCTACAACTTGACACGGATGCCCAATTTTATGGACCATGACAACCAAAAGGAGGCTGAAATCAAACTGAATGAGTTTGCCCCGCTGGTGGAGTATGGATGCGATGTGCACCTCCGCttcttcctctgctccctctacGCCCCCATGTGCACTGACAAGGTGTCTACCTCCATCCCAGCCTGCAGACCCATGTGTGAACAGGCCAGACAGAAGTGCTCCCCCATCATGGAGAAGTTTAACTACGCCTGGCCAGACTCCCTGGACTGTTCCAAACTCCCCACGAGGAACGACCCCAATGCCCTGTGCATGGAAGCGCCCGAGAATGACACTAAAACGGAGAcgaagaaaggagagggcatGCTTCCTGTGGCCCCTCGCCCCAGACAGCCGGGCGGGAACGGGCGATCCACGGGCAGCCTGGGGTCCTGTCAGAACCCGGAGAAGTTCCAGTACGTGGAGAAGAGCCAGTCCTGCGCCCCGCGCTGCTCCTCGGCCGTGGACGTGTTCTGGTCCAGAGGAGACAAGGACTTCGCCTTCATCTGGATGACGTTCTGGTCCACCCTGTGCTTCGTCTCCACCGCCTTCACcgtcctcaccttcctcctggACCCCCACCGCTTCCAGTACCCCGAGAGGcccatcatcttcctctccatgtGCTACAACGTCTACTCGGTGGCTTTCATCATCCGCTCCGTGGCCGGCGCCGAGAACATCGCCTGTGACCGGGAGAACGGCGAGCTGTACATCATCCAGGAGGGCCTGGAGTCCACGGGCTGCACCAtcgtcttcctcatcctctactACTTCGGCATGGCCTCGTCCATCTGGTGGGtggtcctcaccctcacctggtTCCTGGCGGCCGGGAAGAAGTGGGGCCACGAGGCCATCGAGGCCCACAGCAACTACTTCCACATGGCCGCCTGGGGCGTCCCCGCGCTGAAGACCATCGTCATCCTCACCATGAGGAAGGTGGCGGGCGACGAGCTGACGGGCCTGTGCTACGTGGGCAGCATGGACCTGGGCGCGCTCACAGGCTTCGTCCTgatccctctgtcctgctacCTGGTCATCGGCACCTCCTTCATCCTGACGGGCTTCGTGGCCCTCTTCCACATCCGCAGGGTGATGAAGACGGAGGGCACCAACACggagaagctggagaagctCATGGTGAAGATCGGCATCTACTCCATCCTCTACACCGTCCCCGCCACCTGCGTCATCATCTGCTACTTCTACGAGGGGCTCAACATGGACTACTGGAAGTTCCGGGGCCTCGAAAGTAAGTGCTTGTCCTTCCCCGGCCGCAAGAACGAGGACTGCTCCCTGGAGGAGTCTGTGCCCACGGTGGCCGTGTTCATGCTGAAGATCTTCATGTCCCTGGTGGTGGGCATCACCAGcgtggtgtgggtgtggagcTCCAAGACCCTGCAGACCTGGCAGGGCCTGTGCAGCAGGAAGCTGGCAGACAGGACTAACAGGAAGCCGTGCAGCAGTGTGAGCTGCAGCAGCACCCACTGCTATTACAAAGCCCCTGTGGTCCTCCACATGGCCAAGGCGGACCCTTACTCGGACAGCCCCACGCACGTGTGA